AAGGTATGATTCAACCGCTGGGGCGCGATCGCTTTCAAATTCGGATTCCCCCTGACCAACGGTCAGAGCAGGCTCCGTCGTCTCACGGCGGAGTAATTTCTGACCAAGCCCCTTCTCTGCTAGAAGAAATGGCAATGGGCGATAGTGTTGCTGTTGATGGCGTTTGCCTCACCGTCGAAAGTCTCCTTCCTGATGGTTTTGTGGCAACGGCTTCTCCAGAAACCCTAGCACGAACCACGCTTGGGAGTCGGAGCGAAGCCAGCACCTATGTTAATATTGAACCTTCACTCCAGGTGGGATCAAAACTGGGGGGTCATTTTGTGACCGGTCATGTGGATGGTGTTGGACGTTTAATTCGATCAGTAGCAACGGATCGGGCTTGGGAAATGACCTTTGGTCCCCTAAGTAGTCTATCAGAAGTTTGGGAGCAAAATATTGCACGGTATTTAATCCCAAAAGGCAGCATTGCCATCAATGGCATTAGTTTGACCATTGCCGAATGTGACCCCAATGGGAGTTGGTTACAATGCGCTGTGATTCCTCTGACCTATCAAGAAACCAATCTTTCCAACTTGCAAGAAGGAAACTGGGTCAACCTTGAAAGTGACATTTTAGGTAAGTATGTGAATAAACTTCTCAATCATCCCTCTAGTGCCTCTCAAGATGAGATTAGCCTCTCTTTCTTGGCTGAACATGGTTATCTTTAAAGATTAATGGCGAATTAAGATACAGCGATTAGGAGATAGGGAGAGAAAATATTGCGTAATACTATCCACCCTTCTCCTCTTCACTGCCATCAATCTTTAACTCAAGTTTACCTATTTCATCTCATTATTCTTCTGCTGAGATAATTGTTGGGATTCTGCCGGACGCGGGTCAGGGAAATTCAGTGTTCCGAGTGCCTCTAGATTCGTTAAGGACTCCATACTTTCTGGGTCCGATAAAAGTTGCGAGGCTTGAACAGAGTTCTCGATTGAGAGTTGATCCGCTGGGGAAGGAGGGCGATAGGCAACGGAATCTTGAAAATTGACTTGATTAGCTCTTGGTACCTGTTGTAAGTTCTCTTGTGCAAACAGCTGGGGTGGTTCTAAGTTCAAGAGCGATGCCAAAGCTTTCGGTAAAGAAAAGGGCAAGACGAAGACTGATTGACTACGTTGGGCAAAACGGGAAAGTGGGGCTTGGCGTTCGTAAGCTTCCTTGAAGTTACCCTTTTTGAGGAACGGTAATTCAGGAAGTGACATCCAAGAGGCAGTTGCAGAAGGAAGAGATTTCAACATTCCCGGTATGTAGGCCAGGAAATTGCCACTATTCATCCCCTTACCACTACTGGCAAGATTGTCGAAATTTATTTGACTGGGATCAAGATTGGCTCTGGCCATCAGTAATTGTTTTCCAGCATTGACGGCAACCCAGCGAGAACCTTCGCGAACACGCCATTCAAAATGTAAATGGGGTCCAGTTGATAAGCCCGTGTTACCGACTCTGCCAATTACTGTTCCTTGTTCCACCCATTGTCCGGGTTTAACGTGAATTTGTGAAAGGTGGGCATAGCGAGATTCATTTTTGCCATTATGGCGTAAGCCAACAATTAACCCGTAGCCATCTGTATAATCTGCTAAAACAACTCGCCCCGATTTTGTCGCAACTACTGGGGTTCCTTCTGGGGCAATAAAGTCGGTTCCGGTATGGAAACGACGATCCCCATGCACAGGATGCACACGCCAACCATAGTTAGAACTGATTGCAGTTGCTTGTGCTAAAGGAAATATAAGTTCTGAGTCGCCGTTACCCGGCAGTTTTAACTCGGGTAAGTCTTCGGGAGGGGTATAAGTGCTAATCGTTTCCTGGGGTTGATTAGGAGTCGGTTGCTGAAAGTTTTGAGGTAAAGCCGGGAGTTTTTCAATATCGACCGCTGCTTGTTGAGAAGCGGTTTGATCTTGGGAAACATTACAACTGCCGCTAATGAGTTCTCCACCTTCAACAATCGTGGTGCAGTTCTTTGCGCGATCGCTGACTTCGATTCGGGGAGCAGGTAAGCTATTCTCACTTGCTTGTGGGTAACTGTTGAAATCAACGTAATCATTAGTCGCTGCTCCCACTTTTTGCCAGCGGGGAACTCCAGATTCTGATTGGGAGTTAGAGACTGTGTTGTTAC
This is a stretch of genomic DNA from Cyanobacteria bacterium GSL.Bin1. It encodes these proteins:
- a CDS encoding riboflavin synthase; the protein is MFTGLIQAQGMIQPLGRDRFQIRIPPDQRSEQAPSSHGGVISDQAPSLLEEMAMGDSVAVDGVCLTVESLLPDGFVATASPETLARTTLGSRSEASTYVNIEPSLQVGSKLGGHFVTGHVDGVGRLIRSVATDRAWEMTFGPLSSLSEVWEQNIARYLIPKGSIAINGISLTIAECDPNGSWLQCAVIPLTYQETNLSNLQEGNWVNLESDILGKYVNKLLNHPSSASQDEISLSFLAEHGYL